TAGTCGCTGGGCGACCTACTAGTTCAATATAAGCCATTGGTGCATTATCACCAGCACGGAAGCCACACTTAAGAATACGAGTGTAACCACCTGGACGGTCTGTATTACGAGGACCGATTTCGCTGAACAATTTACCAACTACTTCATTATCACGCGTGCGAGCAAACGCTAAACGGCGATTTGCTACACTGTCAGTCTTAGCCAGTGTGATTAAAGGTTCAATTACACGGCGTAACTCTTTCGCTTTAGGCAAAGTAGTTTTGATGATTTCATGTTTCACCAAAGAACCTGCCATATTGCTGAACATCGCTTTACGATGGCTACTGTTACGGTTTAATTGACGACCACTCTTACGATGGCGCATGACCCTATCCTTCTAACTAAACTAATATAGTGATTTAGATTATTCAGCTAGGCTTGCAGGCGGCCAATTTTCTAGGCGCATACCTAGAGAAAGACCACGTGAAGCTAGCACGTCTTTTATTTCAGTTAGAGACT
The genomic region above belongs to Pseudoalteromonas sp. MM1 and contains:
- the rplQ gene encoding 50S ribosomal protein L17, whose amino-acid sequence is MRHRKSGRQLNRNSSHRKAMFSNMAGSLVKHEIIKTTLPKAKELRRVIEPLITLAKTDSVANRRLAFARTRDNEVVGKLFSEIGPRNTDRPGGYTRILKCGFRAGDNAPMAYIELVGRPATNEEVQEDAQSAE